A genomic window from Sphingomonas taxi includes:
- a CDS encoding MarR family winged helix-turn-helix transcriptional regulator, which translates to MPGPLPLDEQLCFSLYAATIAINRAYKPVLDRLGITYPQFLVLQVVSGAEDGVPVGTIAERLALEPSTITPLAKRMEAAGLVTRLRNPADERQVRVRLTAEGRERWRETGCLAPMIVERTGISRERLAALNAEVTELRRALARDPAAEPAAA; encoded by the coding sequence ATGCCCGGCCCGCTGCCGCTCGATGAACAATTGTGCTTCTCGCTGTACGCCGCGACGATCGCGATCAACCGCGCCTACAAGCCGGTGCTCGATCGCCTCGGCATCACCTATCCGCAATTTCTGGTGCTCCAGGTGGTGAGCGGCGCCGAGGACGGCGTGCCGGTCGGCACGATCGCCGAACGGCTCGCGCTCGAGCCGAGCACGATCACGCCGCTGGCGAAGCGGATGGAGGCGGCGGGGTTGGTCACGCGGCTGCGCAATCCCGCCGACGAGCGTCAGGTCCGCGTGCGCCTGACCGCCGAGGGCCGCGAGCGCTGGCGAGAGACCGGCTGTCTCGCGCCGATGATCGTCGAACGTACCGGGATCAGTCGCGAGCGGCTCGCGGCGCTCAACGCGGAGGTGACCGAACTGCGCCGGGCGCTGGCGCGCGATCCGGCGGCGGAACCGGCCGCCGCCTGA
- a CDS encoding organic hydroperoxide resistance protein, with translation MSVDVKYSTTATATGGRDGHARSDDGRIDVQLATPKELGGAGGDGSNPEQLFAAGYSACFIGALKAAGRELKVKVPDDVTVTAKVGIGPRSEGGFGITADLQVSLPGVEREQARTLVDTAHQICPYSNATRGNLDVGLTLV, from the coding sequence ATGTCGGTCGACGTCAAATACAGCACCACGGCCACCGCAACCGGCGGTCGCGACGGTCATGCCCGCTCGGACGACGGCAGGATCGACGTCCAGCTCGCGACGCCCAAGGAACTCGGCGGCGCCGGCGGCGACGGCAGCAATCCCGAACAATTGTTCGCCGCGGGCTATTCGGCCTGTTTCATCGGCGCGCTGAAGGCGGCGGGCCGCGAGCTCAAGGTCAAGGTCCCCGACGACGTCACGGTCACCGCCAAGGTTGGCATCGGACCGCGCTCCGAGGGCGGCTTCGGCATCACCGCCGATCTGCAGGTGTCGCTGCCCGGCGTCGAGCGCGAGCAGGCACGGACGCTGGTCGACACCGCGCACCAGATCTGCCCCTATTCCAACGCCACCCGCGGCAACCTCGACGTCGGCCTGACGCTGGTCTGA